In Sporichthya polymorpha DSM 43042, a genomic segment contains:
- a CDS encoding carbon-nitrogen hydrolase family protein yields the protein MQVTVAAVQATPVFLDTDATVEKATALIKEAADLGAQLIVFPEAFVPTYPDWVWRLPAWSDGRYTGRLYEQAVQVPGPVVTRLGEAAREAGAYVAMGINEIEGGTLYNTLIYLAPDGSLAGRHRKLMPTGGERTVWGYGDGSTLDVVRTPFGVVGGLICWENYMPLARAAMYARGVEIHLAPTWDNDEAWISTLRHIAKEGRCYVIGVSPVLRGADVPADLRGDIYRDATDPDEADWMSRGLGTIVAPGGAILAGPLRDQEGIVVAEIDVERNVPPHRRLFDPVGHYARPDVFTLNVNTRPQPSVRFDD from the coding sequence GTGCAGGTCACCGTCGCCGCCGTCCAGGCCACCCCGGTCTTCCTCGACACCGACGCCACCGTCGAGAAGGCCACCGCGCTGATCAAGGAGGCCGCCGACCTCGGGGCACAGCTCATCGTGTTCCCCGAGGCGTTCGTCCCGACCTACCCGGACTGGGTCTGGCGCCTGCCCGCCTGGAGCGACGGCCGGTACACGGGCCGCCTCTACGAGCAGGCCGTACAGGTCCCCGGCCCGGTCGTCACCCGCCTCGGCGAGGCCGCCCGCGAGGCCGGCGCCTACGTCGCGATGGGCATCAACGAGATCGAGGGCGGGACGCTCTACAACACGCTGATCTACCTCGCCCCCGACGGCTCGCTCGCCGGCCGCCACCGCAAGCTCATGCCCACCGGCGGCGAACGCACCGTCTGGGGTTACGGCGACGGTTCGACCCTCGACGTCGTCCGCACCCCGTTCGGGGTGGTCGGCGGACTGATCTGCTGGGAGAACTACATGCCGCTCGCGCGGGCGGCGATGTACGCGCGGGGCGTCGAGATCCACCTCGCCCCGACGTGGGACAACGACGAGGCCTGGATCTCGACGTTGCGGCACATCGCCAAGGAGGGCCGCTGCTACGTCATCGGGGTCTCCCCCGTCCTCCGCGGCGCCGACGTGCCCGCGGACCTGCGCGGCGACATCTACCGGGACGCGACCGACCCGGACGAGGCCGACTGGATGAGCCGGGGCCTCGGCACGATCGTCGCGCCCGGCGGCGCGATCCTCGCCGGGCCGCTGCGCGATCAGGAGGGCATCGTCGTCGCCGAGATCGACGTCGAGCGCAACGTGCCGCCCCACCGGCGCCTGTTCGACCCCGTCGGCCACTACGCCCGCCCCGACGTCTTCACCCTGAACGTGAACACGCGCCCACAACCGAGCGTGCGGTTCGACGACTGA
- a CDS encoding GNAT family N-acetyltransferase: protein MNVEEVSPRDPGVAALLEALTADLAGEGYAAEETFGYSVEQLEAQSVHLVGVRVGGTLAAVGGIEIQGAGVAELKRFYVDPAHRGAGLADAVIKALLNHGAGRGVTTVRLETGDKQHAAIAFYRRHGFGEVPRFPPYEASATSVCMQRDL from the coding sequence GTGAACGTCGAGGAGGTGAGCCCCCGGGATCCGGGGGTCGCGGCGCTGCTCGAGGCGCTGACCGCCGACCTCGCCGGCGAGGGGTACGCGGCGGAGGAGACGTTCGGGTACTCCGTCGAGCAGTTGGAGGCCCAGAGCGTGCACCTGGTCGGCGTCCGCGTCGGGGGGACGCTCGCCGCCGTCGGCGGCATCGAGATTCAGGGCGCGGGGGTCGCGGAGCTCAAGCGCTTCTACGTCGACCCGGCCCACCGCGGGGCCGGGCTCGCCGACGCGGTGATCAAGGCCTTGCTCAACCACGGGGCGGGGCGCGGCGTCACCACCGTCCGGCTCGAGACCGGGGACAAGCAGCACGCCGCGATCGCTTTCTACCGGCGGCACGGGTTCGGCGAGGTCCCCCGGTTCCCGCCCTACGAGGCGTCCGCGACGTCGGTGTGCATGCAGCGCGACCTCTGA
- a CDS encoding DUF6069 family protein: MTATATTVLSAPRTSVRPLVRAGLLATVLASIATTVVAAVGQEAGISLDISGEAIPLFAFAQLTALFSLVGVGLAAVLARRNRAPRRTFVVTTVALTVLSLVPDVLADAAWDTRVLLMATHLVAAAIVVPALAARLPE, encoded by the coding sequence ATGACCGCCACCGCCACCACCGTCCTGTCCGCCCCGCGCACCTCGGTCCGCCCGCTCGTCCGCGCCGGCCTGCTCGCGACCGTGCTCGCCTCGATCGCCACGACCGTCGTCGCGGCCGTCGGCCAGGAGGCCGGGATCTCGCTCGACATCTCCGGCGAGGCCATCCCGCTGTTCGCCTTCGCCCAGCTCACCGCGCTGTTCTCGCTGGTGGGCGTCGGCCTCGCCGCCGTCCTCGCCCGCCGGAACCGAGCCCCGCGCCGGACCTTCGTCGTCACCACCGTCGCCCTGACCGTGCTCTCCCTGGTCCCGGACGTCCTCGCCGACGCCGCCTGGGACACCCGGGTCCTGCTGATGGCCACTCACCTCGTCGCCGCCGCGATCGTCGTCCCCGCCCTCGCCGCCCGCCTCCCCGAATGA
- a CDS encoding type II toxin-antitoxin system Phd/YefM family antitoxin yields MSLAAAEPLPIAEASRRGVSKLVADAENGHATILRRHAEPVAAVISFHELQRLQGLERDLVDVALVLARAATDSGRRTSLDEAIESLGFTRDQLASMDDPA; encoded by the coding sequence ATGAGTCTTGCTGCGGCTGAGCCGCTGCCGATTGCGGAGGCGAGCCGTCGCGGCGTCTCCAAGCTCGTCGCCGACGCCGAGAACGGCCATGCCACCATCCTGCGGCGGCACGCGGAGCCCGTCGCTGCCGTGATCAGTTTCCACGAGCTGCAACGTCTCCAGGGGCTCGAACGCGACCTGGTCGACGTCGCCCTCGTTCTGGCCCGGGCCGCCACGGACAGCGGTCGCCGTACTTCGTTGGACGAGGCGATTGAGTCGCTGGGCTTCACCCGGGACCAACTGGCATCCATGGATGACCCCGCGTAG
- a CDS encoding DUF2126 domain-containing protein: protein MSIRVAVEHRTIYRFDRPTDIGPHLVRLRPAPHCRTPILGYSLKVAPEPHFVNWQQDVYGNHAARLVFPEPARELSITVDLIADLAVINPFDFFVDCDARQFPFEYPRGLADDLEPYLRPVGHNSPGSPLAEWLDRFDAGAAKGTPIVDFLVEVNRRVAGDVAYSIRLEEGVLTPDETLTRALGSCRDSAWLLVAILRELGLAARFVSGYLVQLVPDDPSNLPTGASATDFTDLHAWAEVYIPGAGWIGLDATSGLLAGEGHIPLVGTPRPEQAAAITGTTGPCETTLEFANTVRRLYEDPRVTKPYSQQQIERIHALGAEVDARLVAGDVRLTMGGEPTFVAADDMDSPQWRIAADGPEKRAFAVALADRLKAHYAPRGVVLHGQGKWYPGEPLPRWQIGIVWRSDNAALWANPDLLDDPWSEPVVDPGSPAARAAVTALTEAIAAGLGVPADCVRHLYEDPIDRLAAEARLPAGAPPEHGAAAQSAWPADAERRHALIAELDAERGDPVACAIPLNRTEDGTGWTTTQWRTRRGEVFLRPGTSPAGLRLPLDAIAWTPPPVTFDRSRFAPAPPMPRYAEPPPKPEPTDPEPTSPAATVLPVEGAPTTALCVEERGGHVFVFLPPLPDAADTVALLAVVEAGATATGTKVVLEGYAPAGDDRLRSLTVTPDPGVIEVNVHPAASWTELAEINATLDSAARAVGLATETFGLDGTHTGTGGGGHLTLGGPTAADSPLLRRPDLLASMVTYWQHHPGLTYLFSGRFVGPTSQAPRVDEGRAENLYELEIAFAELARLAADGDVRPWHVDRALRHLLTDIAGNTHRSEFCIDKLFSPDSDRGRLGLLELRGFEMPPHPDMALVQALLVRALVARFWDAPYSGPLVRWGTRLHDSFLLPEFALADVADVVADLNTHGIAFSPAWLDPFAEFRFPRLGAVDVAGVHLELRLAIEPWHVLGEEVTGSGTARYVDSSVERVQVKITGAVPGRHAVTCNGVPLPLAPARSGDALVAGVRFRAWSPPSALHPTIDVQSPLVFDVVDLWNARAVGGCTYHVTHPGGRAYTTFPVNAGEAEARRGARFVPEGHTPGPVDVEAWQSVAMHPSPATSLIAGTAADAGEYPRTLDLRRTRPRR, encoded by the coding sequence GTGTCCATCCGTGTCGCGGTCGAGCACCGGACGATCTACCGCTTCGACCGCCCGACCGACATCGGGCCGCACCTGGTTCGCCTCCGGCCGGCGCCCCACTGCCGGACGCCGATCCTCGGCTACTCGCTGAAGGTCGCGCCCGAGCCGCACTTCGTGAACTGGCAGCAGGACGTCTACGGCAACCACGCCGCGCGCCTGGTCTTCCCGGAGCCGGCGCGGGAGCTGTCGATCACCGTCGACCTCATCGCGGACCTCGCGGTCATCAACCCGTTCGACTTCTTCGTCGACTGCGACGCCCGTCAGTTCCCGTTCGAGTACCCCCGCGGCCTCGCCGACGACCTCGAGCCGTACCTGCGCCCGGTCGGGCACAACTCCCCCGGCTCGCCGCTGGCCGAGTGGCTCGACCGCTTCGACGCCGGCGCCGCGAAGGGCACCCCGATCGTCGACTTCCTCGTCGAGGTCAATCGCCGCGTGGCCGGCGACGTCGCGTACTCGATCCGCCTCGAGGAAGGCGTCCTGACCCCGGACGAGACGCTGACCCGCGCACTCGGTTCCTGCCGCGACAGCGCCTGGCTGCTGGTGGCGATCCTCCGCGAGCTCGGCCTGGCCGCGCGGTTCGTCTCCGGCTACCTGGTCCAGCTCGTTCCTGACGACCCGTCAAATCTGCCCACCGGTGCTTCCGCCACCGACTTCACCGACCTGCACGCCTGGGCCGAGGTCTACATCCCGGGCGCGGGCTGGATCGGCCTGGACGCGACCTCCGGTCTGCTCGCCGGCGAGGGCCACATCCCGCTCGTCGGCACGCCGCGGCCGGAGCAGGCGGCGGCGATCACCGGCACCACCGGCCCGTGCGAGACCACGCTGGAGTTCGCCAACACGGTGCGGCGCCTCTACGAGGACCCGCGGGTCACCAAGCCGTACTCCCAGCAGCAGATCGAGCGCATCCACGCGCTCGGCGCCGAGGTGGACGCCCGCCTGGTCGCCGGCGACGTCCGGCTGACGATGGGCGGCGAGCCGACGTTCGTCGCCGCCGACGACATGGACTCCCCGCAGTGGCGCATCGCCGCCGACGGCCCGGAGAAGCGCGCGTTCGCCGTCGCGCTCGCCGACCGGCTGAAGGCCCACTACGCCCCGCGCGGGGTCGTGCTGCACGGGCAGGGCAAGTGGTATCCCGGCGAGCCGCTGCCCCGCTGGCAGATCGGCATCGTCTGGCGCAGCGACAACGCCGCGCTGTGGGCGAACCCCGACCTGCTCGACGATCCGTGGAGCGAGCCCGTCGTCGACCCCGGCTCCCCCGCCGCGCGCGCCGCGGTCACCGCCCTGACCGAGGCGATCGCCGCCGGCCTCGGGGTCCCCGCCGACTGCGTCCGCCACCTCTACGAGGACCCGATCGACCGCCTCGCCGCCGAGGCCCGTCTGCCCGCCGGCGCACCACCGGAGCACGGCGCGGCCGCGCAGTCGGCGTGGCCGGCCGACGCCGAGCGCCGCCACGCCCTGATCGCCGAACTCGACGCCGAACGCGGGGATCCGGTCGCCTGCGCGATCCCGCTCAACCGCACCGAGGACGGCACCGGCTGGACGACGACGCAGTGGCGCACCCGCCGCGGCGAGGTCTTCCTGCGCCCGGGCACGTCGCCGGCGGGGCTGCGGCTGCCGCTCGACGCCATCGCGTGGACGCCGCCGCCGGTCACGTTCGACCGCTCCCGGTTCGCCCCGGCCCCGCCGATGCCGCGGTACGCCGAGCCGCCGCCGAAGCCCGAACCGACCGACCCGGAACCGACGAGCCCCGCGGCGACGGTCCTCCCCGTCGAGGGGGCGCCGACGACCGCGTTGTGCGTCGAGGAGCGCGGCGGGCACGTGTTCGTGTTCCTGCCGCCGCTGCCCGACGCCGCGGACACCGTCGCGCTGCTCGCCGTCGTCGAGGCGGGCGCGACGGCGACGGGCACCAAGGTCGTCCTCGAGGGCTACGCGCCCGCCGGCGACGACCGGCTGCGCTCGCTGACCGTCACCCCGGACCCGGGCGTCATCGAGGTCAACGTCCACCCGGCGGCGAGCTGGACGGAGCTCGCGGAGATCAACGCGACGCTCGACTCCGCGGCGCGCGCGGTGGGCCTGGCGACCGAGACGTTCGGCCTGGACGGCACGCACACCGGCACCGGCGGCGGCGGGCATCTGACCCTCGGCGGCCCGACTGCGGCGGACTCCCCACTGCTGCGTCGGCCGGACCTGCTGGCTTCGATGGTCACCTACTGGCAGCACCACCCGGGCCTGACGTACCTGTTCTCCGGGCGCTTCGTCGGGCCGACCAGCCAGGCCCCGCGCGTCGACGAGGGCCGGGCCGAGAACCTCTACGAGCTCGAGATCGCCTTCGCCGAGCTCGCCCGCCTCGCGGCCGACGGCGACGTCCGGCCCTGGCACGTCGACCGCGCCCTGCGGCACCTGCTGACCGACATCGCCGGGAACACCCACCGCTCCGAGTTCTGCATCGACAAGCTGTTCTCCCCCGACTCCGACCGCGGCCGGCTCGGCCTGCTCGAACTCCGCGGGTTCGAGATGCCGCCGCACCCGGACATGGCGCTGGTCCAGGCGCTGCTGGTCCGCGCGCTCGTCGCCCGGTTCTGGGACGCGCCGTACTCCGGGCCGCTGGTCCGCTGGGGCACCCGGCTGCACGACTCGTTCCTGCTGCCGGAGTTCGCGCTCGCCGACGTCGCGGACGTCGTCGCCGACCTGAACACCCACGGCATCGCGTTCTCCCCGGCCTGGCTGGACCCGTTCGCGGAGTTCCGCTTCCCGCGCCTCGGCGCCGTCGACGTGGCCGGGGTGCACCTGGAGCTGCGCCTGGCGATCGAGCCGTGGCACGTCCTCGGCGAGGAGGTCACCGGGTCGGGGACCGCGCGGTACGTCGACTCCTCCGTCGAGCGCGTGCAGGTGAAGATCACCGGCGCGGTGCCGGGCCGGCACGCCGTCACCTGCAACGGCGTCCCGCTGCCGCTGGCGCCGGCCCGCTCGGGCGACGCCCTGGTCGCCGGGGTGCGGTTCAGGGCCTGGTCGCCGCCGTCGGCGCTGCACCCGACGATCGATGTCCAGTCGCCGCTGGTCTTCGACGTCGTCGACCTGTGGAACGCCCGTGCCGTGGGCGGGTGCACGTACCACGTGACCCATCCGGGTGGCCGGGCATACACGACGTTCCCGGTCAATGCGGGCGAGGCGGAGGCCCGCCGCGGGGCACGGTTCGTCCCCGAGGGCCACACACCGGGCCCGGTGGACGTGGAGGCATGGCAATCTGTGGCCATGCATCCGTCGCCGGCCACGTCGCTGATCGCGGGTACCGCGGCCGACGCCGGCGAGTACCCGCGCACGCTCGACCTGCGCCGGACCCGCCCCCGACGGTGA
- a CDS encoding type II toxin-antitoxin system RelE family toxin — protein MWALKKMLLLETDPLAGEPLLGSLVGYRKLVVGNRDWRVIWRATSDKRGTLTVEIAEVWAVGARSDGEVYAEMERRVASLGATPVRRSLEAIVGELGKAAKDVDVTPVAIAPSAPEAWLVDRLVHTAGLDRNKVMGMTSEQAVDAWTDFISRRH, from the coding sequence GTGTGGGCGCTCAAGAAGATGTTGTTGCTCGAAACCGATCCCCTCGCCGGCGAACCGCTGCTCGGGTCGCTGGTCGGCTACCGCAAGCTTGTCGTCGGCAACCGCGACTGGCGCGTCATCTGGCGGGCCACCAGCGACAAGCGCGGAACCCTCACGGTGGAGATCGCCGAGGTGTGGGCCGTGGGTGCCCGCTCCGACGGTGAGGTGTACGCCGAGATGGAGCGGCGCGTCGCCTCACTCGGGGCAACCCCCGTGCGGAGATCGTTGGAAGCAATCGTCGGAGAACTCGGAAAGGCGGCGAAAGACGTCGACGTCACCCCGGTCGCGATTGCGCCCTCCGCGCCCGAGGCCTGGCTGGTCGATCGGCTGGTCCACACCGCCGGCTTGGATCGCAACAAGGTGATGGGCATGACCAGCGAGCAGGCCGTGGATGCGTGGACGGACTTCATCAGCCGCAGGCACTGA
- a CDS encoding IS1380 family transposase, whose translation MGSRVRSVPRVEAGGESLISSAGGALLLKTAVVSGLAGALSRGLAPWRAHRAVHDPGKTVLDLVVAIALGGDCLADLALVRAQPELFGPVASDPTVSRLIETLAADPDTAKATLGAIRAARAQARAWVWSRVDPWAGQDRPVLDLDATLVGAHSEKEGAAPTFKRGFGFHPLLAFADHGPTGTGEPLAALLRPGSANANNAADQIAVLDAALAQLPEAVRGGVLVRADSAGGVKDLLNHVHELGLEFSVGIAARQPVLDALAVLPRQAWRAALDADGCPRPGAQVAELTRWLPASFTGWPPGMRVIARREEPHVGAQLRITDADGWRITVFATNTRGSRLADLEVRHRLRARAEDRVRTLKDTGATNLPLHSFTKNELWLELAQLATELLVWTQLLAWPTHAARRWEPKRLRLRLLSVAARVITTGRRRTLRLNSRWPWADLITGGHQRLTALT comes from the coding sequence ATGGGTAGCCGGGTTCGTTCTGTGCCCCGTGTTGAGGCTGGCGGCGAGTCGCTGATCTCTTCAGCGGGTGGGGCGTTGCTTTTGAAGACCGCGGTGGTCAGCGGCTTGGCCGGTGCCCTGTCCCGGGGGTTGGCGCCGTGGCGGGCGCACCGGGCGGTGCACGACCCAGGTAAGACGGTGCTCGATCTGGTGGTCGCGATCGCGTTGGGTGGGGACTGTCTGGCCGATCTGGCGTTGGTGCGCGCGCAGCCGGAGCTGTTCGGCCCGGTGGCTTCGGACCCGACGGTCAGCCGACTTATCGAAACCCTGGCCGCAGATCCGGACACGGCCAAAGCCACACTCGGCGCGATCCGTGCCGCCCGCGCGCAGGCCCGGGCGTGGGTGTGGTCACGGGTCGATCCGTGGGCTGGTCAGGACCGCCCGGTGCTGGATCTGGACGCCACGCTGGTCGGGGCGCATTCGGAGAAGGAAGGAGCGGCGCCGACCTTCAAGCGCGGGTTCGGGTTCCACCCGCTCCTGGCCTTCGCCGATCACGGCCCGACCGGAACCGGCGAGCCGTTGGCCGCGCTGCTGCGCCCCGGCAGTGCGAATGCCAACAACGCCGCCGATCAGATCGCAGTCCTCGATGCCGCACTCGCCCAACTGCCCGAAGCGGTGCGGGGCGGGGTGCTGGTGCGCGCCGATAGCGCGGGCGGGGTCAAGGACTTGCTGAACCACGTGCATGAGCTCGGCCTGGAGTTCTCGGTCGGGATCGCCGCCCGTCAACCGGTGCTCGATGCCCTCGCGGTCCTACCACGCCAGGCTTGGCGCGCCGCCCTCGATGCTGACGGGTGCCCGCGCCCGGGCGCGCAGGTCGCCGAACTGACCCGCTGGCTGCCGGCCTCCTTCACCGGATGGCCGCCCGGCATGCGGGTGATCGCCCGTCGCGAGGAGCCCCACGTCGGTGCGCAGCTGCGGATCACCGACGCGGACGGCTGGCGCATCACTGTGTTCGCCACCAACACCCGCGGCTCTCGTCTGGCCGATCTCGAAGTCCGACACCGGTTACGGGCCCGGGCCGAGGACCGCGTCCGGACGCTGAAAGACACCGGCGCCACCAACCTGCCCTTGCACTCGTTCACCAAGAACGAGCTCTGGCTCGAACTCGCCCAGCTGGCCACCGAGCTGTTGGTCTGGACCCAGCTGCTGGCCTGGCCCACCCACGCGGCCCGCCGCTGGGAACCCAAACGTCTTCGACTACGCCTGCTCAGCGTCGCCGCCCGCGTGATCACCACCGGCCGTCGGCGCACCCTGCGCCTGAACTCCCGATGGCCCTGGGCCGATCTGATCACCGGCGGCCACCAACGACTGACCGCCCTGACCTGA
- a CDS encoding circularly permuted type 2 ATP-grasp protein, whose product MTAGSESRTDASGMVHAYAARRSGNRTERARWDEMVGFHGRVRRGWRELSAVAESLGPSGLAAAAAEAHRLLEEDGVTYRPLGAPEEQTWVLDPLPVFVDEAEWAMLEPGLIQRANLLETLLHDLYGPRNTLRSGVLPNELVHAHPGFLRVWDGVATGTARQLFLAAADLARAADGTWCVLADRVQAPSGAGYAMANRRVVSRVLPGLHREAEIHRLGPFFHAMRIGLEQVAPPTAEAPRAVLLTPGAGSETAFEQAYLSTLLGYPLVRGEDLVVADGRVWQQTLGRLEQVDVILRRVDSWYCDPLDLRPDSELGVPGLVEAARAGSVSLVNGLGCGVLENPGLLPFLPALCQTLLDEPLRLKSVPTWWCGDEAGLAKVRASLPEMVIKPLARGISRTRVHGWELTAQQREDLLRRIESEPYAWVGQESLPCSTAPSIIADDLFPQDLTLRTFAVASGASFQVMTGGLGQVRTSPALTDRQVLTTKDVWIRNTRGAPTIEPWVREATPSQVLPLTITPRVTEDMFWLGRYAERAEDTARLVRAVNDRWADFHHSPERTGAAALAVLLETLTRVTATTPGFLGVDADTRFAGRAGELLSLVLDEEREGTLAFAVRRLTEVSGDVREQLSTDTWLVLGGLERELDQLRRTLRGRQVLTPDVPTAIARVLEGLLALSGLIAESLVRDAGWRFCEIGRRVERALHVTALLEAAVTARRAPQTDSLVLESVLIAAESIITYRRRYQARAGVGTMLDLLLADRENPRAVAYQLDRLGEALERIPAESERISPVRDALAEIRAIIRNADTVALARAEEDGTRPGLRDLLSHLNKLLSTLAVDVERIFFVQPAPQRPLDVTVSTWEAW is encoded by the coding sequence GTGACCGCGGGGAGCGAGTCCCGGACCGACGCGTCCGGGATGGTGCACGCCTACGCCGCCCGCCGGTCCGGGAACCGGACCGAGCGCGCGCGGTGGGACGAGATGGTCGGCTTCCACGGCCGGGTCCGCCGCGGCTGGCGCGAGCTGTCCGCGGTCGCGGAGAGCCTGGGGCCCTCCGGCCTGGCCGCCGCCGCGGCCGAGGCGCACCGCCTCCTGGAGGAGGACGGCGTCACCTACCGGCCGCTCGGCGCGCCGGAGGAGCAGACGTGGGTGCTCGACCCGCTGCCCGTCTTCGTCGACGAGGCCGAGTGGGCGATGCTCGAGCCCGGCCTGATCCAGCGGGCGAACCTGCTTGAGACCCTGCTCCACGACCTGTACGGACCGCGCAACACCCTGCGGTCGGGCGTCCTGCCGAACGAACTCGTCCACGCCCACCCTGGCTTCCTGCGGGTCTGGGACGGCGTCGCGACCGGGACGGCCCGCCAGCTGTTCCTCGCCGCCGCCGACCTGGCCCGGGCCGCCGACGGGACCTGGTGCGTCCTCGCCGACCGCGTCCAGGCCCCCTCCGGTGCCGGGTACGCGATGGCGAACCGGCGCGTGGTGTCCCGCGTCCTGCCCGGCCTGCACCGCGAGGCCGAGATCCACCGCCTCGGCCCGTTCTTCCACGCGATGCGGATCGGCCTCGAACAGGTCGCGCCGCCCACCGCCGAGGCGCCCCGCGCCGTGCTCCTGACCCCCGGCGCCGGCAGCGAGACCGCGTTCGAGCAGGCCTACCTCTCGACGCTGCTCGGTTACCCGCTCGTGCGCGGCGAGGACCTGGTCGTCGCCGACGGCCGGGTCTGGCAGCAGACCCTCGGCCGCCTGGAGCAGGTCGACGTCATCCTGCGCCGTGTCGACTCCTGGTACTGCGACCCGCTCGACCTGCGCCCGGACTCCGAACTCGGCGTGCCCGGGCTGGTCGAGGCCGCACGCGCCGGCTCGGTGTCGCTCGTGAACGGTCTCGGCTGCGGCGTGCTGGAGAACCCCGGCCTGCTGCCGTTCCTGCCCGCTCTGTGCCAGACGCTGCTCGACGAGCCGCTGCGGCTGAAGTCCGTGCCGACCTGGTGGTGCGGCGACGAGGCGGGGCTCGCCAAGGTCCGCGCCTCGCTGCCGGAGATGGTGATCAAGCCCCTCGCACGCGGCATCAGCCGCACCCGCGTCCACGGCTGGGAACTGACGGCTCAACAGCGCGAGGACCTGCTGCGCCGGATCGAGTCCGAGCCCTACGCCTGGGTCGGGCAGGAGTCGCTGCCCTGCTCGACCGCGCCGAGCATCATCGCCGACGACCTGTTCCCCCAGGACCTGACGCTGCGGACCTTCGCGGTCGCGTCGGGCGCGAGCTTCCAGGTGATGACCGGCGGCCTTGGGCAGGTCCGCACCTCGCCCGCCCTGACGGATCGTCAGGTTCTCACCACCAAGGACGTCTGGATCCGCAACACCCGCGGCGCGCCGACGATCGAGCCCTGGGTCCGCGAGGCGACTCCGTCCCAGGTGCTCCCGCTCACGATCACGCCGCGCGTCACCGAGGACATGTTCTGGCTCGGCCGCTACGCCGAGCGGGCCGAGGACACCGCCCGCCTGGTCCGCGCGGTCAACGACCGCTGGGCGGACTTCCACCACTCCCCCGAGCGGACCGGCGCCGCCGCGCTCGCCGTGCTGCTCGAGACGCTGACCCGCGTCACCGCGACCACGCCGGGCTTCCTCGGCGTCGACGCCGACACCCGGTTCGCGGGCCGGGCCGGAGAACTGCTCTCGCTCGTCCTCGACGAGGAGCGCGAGGGCACGCTCGCGTTCGCGGTGCGCCGCCTCACCGAGGTCTCCGGCGACGTCCGCGAGCAGCTCTCGACCGACACCTGGCTCGTCCTCGGCGGCCTGGAGCGCGAGCTCGACCAACTGCGCCGGACGCTGCGCGGGCGGCAGGTCCTGACCCCGGACGTCCCGACCGCGATCGCCCGTGTGCTGGAAGGCCTGCTCGCCCTCTCCGGCCTGATCGCCGAGAGCCTGGTCCGCGACGCCGGCTGGCGGTTCTGCGAGATCGGACGCCGGGTCGAGCGGGCCCTGCACGTCACCGCGCTGCTCGAGGCGGCCGTCACCGCCCGACGGGCGCCGCAGACCGACAGCCTCGTCCTCGAATCGGTGCTCATCGCGGCGGAGAGCATCATCACCTACCGTCGTCGGTACCAGGCTCGCGCCGGCGTCGGGACGATGCTCGACCTCCTCCTCGCCGATCGGGAGAACCCGCGCGCCGTGGCGTACCAGCTCGACCGGCTCGGCGAGGCGCTCGAGCGGATCCCGGCCGAGTCCGAGCGCATCTCGCCGGTGCGCGACGCCCTCGCCGAGATCCGGGCGATCATCCGCAACGCCGACACCGTCGCCCTCGCGCGGGCGGAGGAGGACGGGACGCGGCCGGGGTTGCGCGACCTGCTCTCCCACCTCAACAAGCTGCTCTCGACCCTGGCCGTCGACGTCGAGCGCATCTTCTTCGTCCAGCCGGCGCCGCAGCGTCCGCTCGACGTCACCGTCTCGACGTGGGAGGCCTGGTGA